Proteins found in one Fibrobacter sp. genomic segment:
- a CDS encoding glycoside hydrolase family 5 protein yields MDRLRGVNFGGWLSQIDAIEEKDPAAFPSTDLHMETFLGNDDFAQVKGWGFNHVRLPIDFYLFFDQDENPIQSRIANIDNAVKWAEDNSLYLILDLHECPGHDFAESTDQPVQKLFEDPTYLIKTEKIWAFLAERYNDKENVIFEVLNEPVAPDAEIWNQIKDKLCKNIRRYAPRNKIITGSNMWNWPSTFKDLTPVDTDSVIYCFHFYEPLLFTHQNAPWVNEPEIKQERDYPGDYGNGFIRKYGLVMSDGYWDRDRFRKELENVTAFREKYKVEIVCDEFGVYAPVPLQAQLRWLEDLLIVLKDLEIGFSYWNYKNLDFGIISRGESLHQNLPQYSNPERINYEVLSILRGN; encoded by the coding sequence ATGGACCGACTCAGAGGGGTGAATTTCGGAGGATGGCTAAGCCAGATTGATGCTATAGAAGAGAAGGACCCGGCAGCTTTCCCGAGTACAGATCTCCACATGGAAACTTTTCTGGGCAATGATGATTTCGCGCAGGTAAAAGGATGGGGGTTTAACCATGTGAGGCTTCCAATAGACTTCTATCTCTTTTTTGATCAGGATGAAAATCCAATCCAAAGCCGGATTGCTAACATTGATAACGCAGTTAAATGGGCGGAAGATAATTCTCTCTATCTCATTCTTGATCTTCATGAATGTCCCGGGCATGATTTCGCCGAATCCACCGATCAGCCAGTGCAGAAACTCTTCGAAGACCCAACATATCTGATAAAGACAGAAAAGATCTGGGCGTTTCTGGCTGAACGTTATAATGATAAGGAAAATGTGATTTTCGAGGTCCTCAATGAACCTGTTGCCCCTGATGCAGAGATATGGAATCAAATCAAGGATAAACTATGTAAAAATATTCGCAGATACGCCCCGCGAAACAAGATTATCACAGGCTCGAATATGTGGAACTGGCCTTCAACTTTTAAGGATTTAACACCTGTCGATACCGATTCGGTTATCTACTGTTTTCACTTTTACGAGCCGCTCCTTTTTACTCATCAGAATGCCCCATGGGTAAATGAGCCGGAGATAAAGCAGGAACGGGATTATCCCGGTGATTACGGGAATGGGTTCATACGTAAATACGGCCTTGTCATGTCGGATGGGTACTGGGACAGGGACCGGTTTAGAAAAGAACTCGAGAATGTAACTGCTTTTCGTGAAAAGTACAAGGTAGAGATTGTTTGTGATGAGTTCGGGGTGTATGCGCCGGTACCGCTGCAGGCTCAGCTCAGGTGGCTTGAAGACTTGCTGATTGTGCTCAAAGATTTGGAAATCGGTTTCTCATACTGGAACTATAAAAACCTGGATTTCGGCATCATCTCCAGAGGAGAGAGTCTGCATCAGAATCTTCCGCAATACAGCAATCCTGAGAGGATAAATTACGAGGTGCTTTCGATTTTGAGGGGAAACTGA
- a CDS encoding YjgP/YjgQ family permease, protein MILYRYIIKEHIFPFLVSLSIIVFLFVMQQMVVLLDRIISKGLDPAVVLEIFIIQLGWIIALAIPMAILTATLWSFGRMSGDNEITSIKASGQSLSPLMIPVFAAAAVMAVMLVFFNDLILPDANHRTANLLSDISRKKPAAFIEPKILIRDFTGYTIYTEDVDSKTGLLRGIKIFSDAPGQDPSTTVADSGTIRMTPDEKYLELTLYNGETHSISRKNNEEYYVGKFNKQTICIQNVDSKFQRTSSDYRSDREKSSSMMLSDVKELKKNNSSFYSEYRQMLDSLSLKISRFDSLSANCSDTLQVHDPSFAAWAARIDSTRRFSPVELRRDIDLLNRLLRRIRSNDLMISQYMVEVHKKFAIPVACLVFVLIGAPLGIMAKRGGLTVGASYSVFFFIAYWAFLIGGETMADKLIIPPAVAMWAGNVIIGICGVVLIILMLKETTIRFDWLVAWWRKIAGKEQKFMRSLSNNFIFRIPGLIFWAPRWITRKFIGILPTYLIGLFLNYVVGVMAAITVIFIILDYIGNLKRFEGVSIVNIALFYWYYLPWIIQITIPVVLLLASMFSIGKLAKLSEITAMKSSGINIRQLTFPLLFLGIVLSVATFYGGEKILPKANMLRRELADNMKNPDASGKISGGIREFRRNFYYFGNPNTIFVFQEFSTVPQIARNVWRESFDNNSVVQRIQAERMIYDSTGWRFVNGKLRDFSGPVPRIELFDTLRDTVLTSTPVEMVERIKAKEEMSYWELKSFIEAAKKRGEKVNKYMGELEFKIALPFMNFIVILLGVAITARTGRKGGAVLFGIGLALVFSYWLISRFAIVFAQNGHMPTLLGAWIGNIIFFVIGLVLYRKAAR, encoded by the coding sequence ATGATCCTCTACCGATACATCATTAAAGAACATATCTTCCCTTTCCTGGTCTCCCTTAGCATCATCGTCTTTCTTTTCGTGATGCAGCAGATGGTTGTCCTGCTCGACAGAATCATCTCTAAAGGACTCGACCCCGCCGTAGTGCTGGAAATCTTCATAATTCAGTTAGGTTGGATTATAGCTCTGGCTATCCCCATGGCTATCCTCACTGCAACACTATGGAGTTTTGGAAGAATGTCAGGTGATAACGAAATCACTTCTATAAAGGCATCCGGACAAAGCCTCTCCCCTCTGATGATTCCTGTGTTTGCTGCTGCAGCGGTCATGGCAGTGATGCTGGTGTTTTTCAATGACCTTATACTCCCGGATGCTAATCACCGTACCGCAAATCTTCTCTCTGACATCTCCAGGAAAAAACCCGCCGCATTTATCGAACCTAAAATCCTTATACGGGATTTCACCGGGTATACTATCTATACCGAAGATGTCGATTCGAAAACAGGGCTGTTGAGGGGAATAAAAATCTTCAGCGATGCCCCAGGCCAGGACCCATCCACTACCGTAGCCGACAGCGGCACAATAAGGATGACTCCTGATGAGAAATACCTTGAGCTGACCCTGTATAATGGTGAAACTCACAGCATCTCCAGAAAGAACAACGAAGAATATTACGTGGGGAAATTCAACAAACAGACTATCTGTATCCAGAATGTTGATTCCAAATTCCAGCGTACTTCCTCTGATTACCGCAGTGACAGGGAAAAAAGCTCCTCGATGATGCTTTCCGATGTAAAGGAGTTGAAAAAAAACAACTCCAGTTTTTACTCCGAATACAGACAAATGCTCGATTCACTCTCATTAAAAATCTCCCGATTCGATTCTCTGAGCGCAAACTGCTCAGATACCCTGCAAGTGCATGATCCCTCTTTCGCCGCCTGGGCTGCAAGAATCGATTCTACCCGCAGATTTTCACCTGTAGAGTTACGCCGGGATATCGACCTCCTCAATCGTCTTCTGAGGCGCATTCGGTCAAATGACCTGATGATCAGCCAGTACATGGTAGAGGTCCATAAAAAATTCGCCATTCCGGTTGCATGTCTGGTTTTTGTACTTATAGGTGCTCCTCTGGGAATAATGGCAAAGAGAGGCGGGCTTACTGTCGGAGCCAGCTACAGCGTGTTTTTCTTTATCGCTTACTGGGCTTTTCTTATCGGAGGAGAAACTATGGCGGACAAGCTGATTATCCCTCCGGCAGTAGCAATGTGGGCTGGGAATGTGATAATTGGCATCTGCGGAGTGGTGCTGATTATTCTCATGCTCAAAGAAACCACTATCCGTTTTGACTGGCTTGTTGCATGGTGGCGCAAGATAGCTGGTAAAGAGCAGAAATTCATGCGCAGTTTGTCGAACAATTTCATTTTCAGAATTCCCGGCTTGATTTTCTGGGCTCCAAGATGGATTACCCGGAAGTTCATTGGTATTCTTCCCACTTACCTGATAGGTCTGTTTCTCAATTATGTAGTCGGGGTTATGGCTGCGATTACCGTTATTTTCATCATCCTGGACTATATAGGCAATCTTAAAAGATTCGAGGGTGTCTCTATAGTAAACATTGCCCTTTTCTACTGGTATTACCTTCCCTGGATAATTCAGATCACTATTCCGGTGGTTCTCCTTCTGGCATCGATGTTCTCCATTGGCAAGCTGGCGAAACTCAGTGAAATAACCGCCATGAAATCATCCGGAATTAATATACGTCAGCTTACATTTCCTCTTCTTTTTCTGGGCATCGTGCTTTCTGTCGCCACCTTTTACGGAGGAGAAAAAATTCTCCCTAAGGCCAACATGCTCCGAAGGGAACTGGCCGACAATATGAAAAATCCGGATGCATCGGGAAAAATATCAGGCGGGATACGGGAGTTCCGTCGCAACTTCTACTACTTCGGAAACCCAAACACAATTTTTGTGTTCCAGGAATTCAGCACTGTTCCGCAGATTGCCCGCAATGTGTGGAGAGAATCATTTGATAACAATAGCGTGGTGCAGAGAATACAGGCTGAGCGGATGATATACGACAGCACAGGATGGCGTTTCGTCAATGGTAAACTCCGGGACTTCAGTGGTCCTGTCCCACGAATAGAACTCTTTGATACTCTGAGAGACACCGTACTTACATCCACACCGGTTGAAATGGTCGAGCGGATTAAAGCCAAAGAGGAGATGAGCTACTGGGAGCTTAAAAGTTTCATCGAGGCTGCCAAAAAACGTGGAGAAAAAGTCAATAAATACATGGGTGAACTGGAATTTAAAATCGCACTTCCTTTCATGAATTTTATCGTGATACTGCTTGGAGTCGCCATTACTGCCCGCACAGGAAGGAAGGGTGGAGCGGTTCTGTTTGGCATCGGTCTGGCTCTCGTGTTCTCCTACTGGCTGATCTCCAGGTTTGCAATAGTGTTTGCCCAGAACGGCCACATGCCTACTCTGCTTGGAGCGTGGATAGGCAATATTATTTTCTTTGTTATCGGGCTGGTACTATATAGAAAGGCTGCCAGATGA